In Pagrus major chromosome 23, Pma_NU_1.0, the genomic window ACAATAATCCATGAAGATAACAGGCTTTAATTTGACATGAGCCTATTTTGCTGCATAATTAACACTTTTGACAACATCTTTCACATTTTGCTGCATATTTTGAATGTCATACTTTCACTTACAATTAAGTGGATTTGTACTGTTTTGACTACTTAAGTAAAAGGTATACACATACAAATCCCAAGACCATTATTGCTATTGTTACTATTGtcactttctttatttcttgATTGGAAAGCTAATGAAGTGACCATGAGtcccagagaagaagaagaaataattcatacatttatattaaaatatgtatattttgatCTAAAATGCtatcacaaaatgttttcactggaAGAAAATATGTAGCAGAGTGCATGTGTCTATATCAGGAGCCCGTGTTAACTCACTATTGAGTACAATGGTGCAAACATTGcgttaattttaaaaaagtctatTGTTCTGAACATAAGTTCACAATCATGTGAAACAAAACCGATTTTAAATGTGGATAACACACTCGTGCGCTCATGCGTAATGCGTAATGGCAACCCCATCCATCCCATGAAATCAACGCGCACTGACCATCGTCTTCAGGACTGAGTTCTGCGCAGTAAACTCGGACAGCACGCTGTTGCTCGCTGCCTCTCCGCTGTCTGACGCCTCCGGCTCGGCTCTCCTGGCGTACGGTGACCTCCGGATACCGGACAGCAAGCCGGACGCCCTGCCCACAGAGTAGTAGCTCGGACCGGCCACCTGCTTGTACCACGCCTCCGTCGGACTGCAAGCGACCAGGACGGAGATGATCACGGCGGGGAACACGAGTTTAGCGAGCAGATCCATGTCGAGCAGTGATGCGTGGTTTCTGGTCCTCCTGGCTGTCAGCGCTGCTCCAGTCTTCTTATAGGGACCCCGTGATCATCCTCACTGTTTCGTCAACGCAAAGTGCCCCGGAGTGggtgattcacacacacacgcacgcacacacacacacacacacacacacacacacacacacacacacacacacacacacacacacacacacacacacacacacacacacacacaccggagAAACCCACCTCCTGGACAGCTCTGATTGACGTATCTGTTTGAGATGAAGTGCATAAAATTCTGCCATAACATCTTGTTTTTCGAGTCTAACTCTGCATGTATTGATCGTCTTGAAATTAAATAACTGACAAGATTGGCTTTAGAGaattaaataaattgtttttaatattcCTAGAGATTTATAGAGAAGTCAGAGCACTCAAAGATGTAAAAAATGTCCCACAGTGTGTACAGAGGTGACtcataaatacagaaaatgaataGCATGATTTTACACAATAATCACACCAGCTTCTCTTATCAAGATTGtcactttatattaaaaaaacatattattttaagCAATATAATTGATTGTGAGATGTCAGTAGATATTTAAAgcgggagaaaaaaaattgctgaTTTAATTTAATGCTGTTTATCATGTAGCATTTCTTGGAGCAAGGTATTTGTCAGGAccttttgtttaaaacaaattatgcttttaaaggtgcactatgcaacattttattttttttacagaggcAGTGCTCTCGATGTATGGAATAGCATTTTGCAAAAGCTAGCatgacttttctctctctgatgaataattttaaaatgtttttaagaatACAGGACTGTGTAACCAAAACTGTAACTATGAAAAcgtacatagtgcacctttaagtattaATGGGGCCAAAATCAGCCATTTAAAAACGTGTGGGGAACGAGTCCCCAGCGTCCCCAGTGTAAATGTCACATTATCATTCAGACTTAGCATTTCACTCTCACCAGTTAAACTTTTctagaatcacatttttttaaacccgTCAGCTCAATAAATCCACAGAGTTTTACGTTTCCTTTGACttgatatttaaacattaaacagtgTTAACTGGTAACTTTTTTCCACTGTGTCAAAACTTACAAAATGGCAAATACATGAAGCAAACTACTCAGCAGTTATGGTAACACTTGGTCTTGGTACACTGTTTCATGCAACTCTGACTTTGTTTTTAACCACAACAAAGCTCCATCAGGCTGCACAGGGCGCAGAGGAGAGGGGGCTTGTTTCCTCCATGACACATTCAAACAGTAAAAGCTGAGACGGTGCATTGAGTTTGTGGTGTAGCGACCTCATTTCACGTGCCAAGACCTTTTGTTATGGTGACCtaaaagctctttttttttttattacaggaaGCTGTGTGTTAGGAAGCAGATAACGAAGAGCAAACAATTGTTCACTTTGTATTTTGGGTGGAGAAACATCAACAGCGTTTCAGAATCGATTACAAACTTGATGATTTTGGTCGTAACATGAAACATGCGCTTTGAACACAGAAACCTGACATGGACACTGATGCCTCTGTTTCTGGCTGGTGAGTATAACACTGACACgtcattcagtgttttattaaaacGACAAAATCTTGAAAGGATACGTCTTTTTCAGGCGTCATCTGCAAAACGTGGAAAGTGGAATATCAGCGGCTGCAAATCTGTGCAGTGAAAGGCTCGTCTGTCGTCATCCCCTGTTCGTTGTACCATCCTGATAACCTGACAGTGAAGAAAGTCATGTGGGGTCATGTTAAGTCTCGTAGTTCCAAGGGTTATTTCATATCTGGCAGcgattttaaaaaagtcaccgCGAGATTTCAGTATATTGGCGACAAACAACACAATTGTtctttaaaaatacacagaGTAGAGCATAAGGATGCAGGAAAATATGTTGTCAGGTTAGACAACATTTATAGGTTTGGTAATGTCAGCCCAACGTTGAAGGTTGCTGGTaagtccttttctttttcttttttaaacatcaaCTATAACTTGCAACCAGCAAAATGCGATGCTTTAAAAGTACTCTGCTCTTCTAGATTTGAAAGTGTCACTGACAAAACCCAGCGCGACTGAGACGACAAAGGAAGGCGACTCTGTGATTCTGACCTGCATAAACGGCTGTGATCACCTTTCATCTGCTTTCACCTGGTTTAAGAACGGAGAACCCATAAAAGAAGGACCTGTTCTTTATTTAAGCAGCATGTCCTCCACTGACTCAGGAAACTACTCCTGCTCtctaaagacacacacaggaacagctTCACGAGTCATAAACATCGACGTTGAATGTGAGTAATCAATCAACCTGAGTCTGCCACATGATTTCTCTGACAGGTAACAGCTCCAGTTTTCTTTCAGATTGCCCGAAGAACACATCAGTGTCTGTCAGACCGTCGATGGAGGTGGAGGCCGGCACCAACATCAGCCTGATCTGCAGCAGCCACGCAAACCCCCCAGTGGAGGATTATACTTGGTTTAAAATAGATGAAAGACATGTCATGGATGTTGAGCACCAGCCTGTGTTCTTCTCTGCTAATGGAGGCCAGTATTTCTGCAGTGCCACCAACAAACATGGGAGTCAAAACTCCTCTGTTGTGACTGTAAAGATTAAAGGTGAGTAGGTTAAAATGGTTGATGTTTCCGGTTATTTAGTGGGTGATTAAATAGAGGATTTATTTAGGTTTTTTTATGAGTTATTTGGGACAGGCATGAACAGATGTAGCAAAGAAATGTACTATATGTAATTGTGATGCAACTTATGTTTGGGGTGAATTAGACCTCCATTTAACAAAGTGCTATAAAACAGGACCTTAAAAAGGATATTGAGTTTAACTGAATTAATCACTTGGAGCTCATATACTTCCTTTGTTTCACAGCATCTTGGCTGACATTTACCAGAGATGTACTCATAATTTCTATTGTCACTGTGCTTCTGATTGTGACCGGGGTTTTTGTCATCAGGAGGTAAGCTGTATTCCACCTCTACATTAATATGACggcaacattttttatttcatgtctgaaaaatgtctttgaacTGTAGTGGagcagaaatataaagtagcaagTAATCAAGTAATCAAACCGTACTCagatacagtacttgagtacatttgcTTAGTTTCCACCACTGCTAATGCCTTGCGGGGCAGCTGGATTCAAAAGACCACATGATCACGTGATGTTGCAAATCCATCTCGCCAGGCTTTAAACTGCGTGGCTGTACTTGTGGCCGAACACACTGTTGTTGAACCAATCAGTAGGGGTGGAAGTACGTAATAACAGCTACTCAAATATCTAAATCTTCCATCTGCTCTCCTGCTGtcgatctgattggttgaagttagttGTTGAGATGGTTCGTCCAGACACCAAGTGTCTGCACCTTTCCAAACAGTTCCTGGCAGtgcctttccagatggttctgtgcaACAAAGCCATCTGGCGTGTCAGGAGTCTGATATATGTCATGATTATATCTAATTGCAATGattctgtttatctgtttcagACTCATGAGAAGAAGGAAGTGGACATCAAAGACAGACTGCGTGGAGGACATACAGGTGCCTCAGTTATTTCTGTCAGTTGAGTCCACCACGTTATATTGTGGTCTGACTTTGTTGTGGCATacattatatacagtacactCCACTGCTAATCACAGATACATGATCAGAATCAGGTAAGAGGACATAAAGTGTAAAAGGAGGACATTGTTAAACACTGACTCATCTTGTGTTAATTTTTTATGATTGTGTGCAGAATACCGACTTTGTTAACGGGCTCACCTGTGACAATAACCAATCACAAGAAGGAAATCATCGTGAGGGAGGAACGACAGAAGTCGTCTATGCAGCTATTGACTTCAGCAGGAGAAGGGAGCCGAACACGTAAGAGCTTTTGACGATTTTATCagtttttgtcacatttgcTGCGTTGGAGACTCGTGTTTTGATCGACTGTATCGcctgcaggcagcagcagcagatggagtcGCATGATGACGAAGATGTGATTTACAGCACGGTGTGCAGGTAAAGCTCAGGAAACACTCAAACATCTAATTGTTGTGTGCTTTTGGCAGATTATgtgcaaacatttttctttttttctttttcaggtaCCGACCGTTTAACCCTTCGTACATTGAGCCCCACTGATTTGACAACAAACATCTGCCTTTTTTCTCAGCAACAGATGTGCAGATATAATGTTTTCAGGGTGGTTTgtgatttttgcttttattttcttttataaatctGTAATATGTGCTGCCCATACATCTCAGTGAAGATAGGTTTTACAGTCCAGACTAAAAGAAATATTAGGACACAATGTAGTGGAAAAATACGGCACATGTGacattctttaaaggtgcaatatgtggttttggggaatacatttttatcagaaaGATCTTCGGTGACTGAGTGTGATgcctaaaaatacaaaataaacgaactctctttgttttcatgactgactaaactgaataaacaaactgaccttaaaggacaacacaattcatactgttttactttgtttatatgtggcggaccctgccacctttctagcttcaaacagtgttctgaaccttattttcctctgaggacagcttgtttattcagttatggaaaatgtaaatatttctgagtttgtataattactATTAGTTGAAGCATCCACTTGAAAGTGTTTGAATAAAGAAAAGTCTACTATCTCCCGTTGTTAGTAAGCTTTTCAGAAGTTACCACAATACACATCTACCCCTTACAATTACAACTGTAactcaaaagaaaagacaccaCCAAGAGTCACAAAGATGATGCACAGTCTTGGCATCAAAAACGTAATCTGATGGGAAATTTAGTCAAACATGCGGGTCAGgtaacaaaatgttttgtgtgtcatttcCCTACTGCTGCATTTACTCTGTCGGCTGTGCATGTATGAGAATTCATAACACTTCTTCAGTGTAGAGTGTGCCATTTTCAATTTTCTCCTTTTACCTGATCCAATGCAAAGGAGCCACTGAGTCTATTGATACATTTTCACATGATGCACTTTCTTGTCTGCTTCCCGTAGTGTTACACCagggtgaaaaaatgttttttgttcattcaaCTTGTGACAGAGTTATTGAATGTAGCGCCACTAGGTGgtgcctccttttgtttagtggggaATGTAACCTGTAccaagaagaagagcaggtgcacttccactccaccacgAGTAACGATACCGTCCACAGAGTGAAGGCTCTCCTTTatgttatttgattttattttgtaatgtgtttgGTGTAGGATCCTGGGCCTGTGTTCGTCCGTGCATGTATGCATAAGATAGTAATAGGCATGGTATGGTCAGTATATTGTAATAAAAGTGCCATGCAGAAAACCCCATATGTTGCCTGCCGTGTCCTTGAACTAACCGAAGCTACCGGCACTAAGGCTGTCCAtaaccttccccttcaccagcccacgttacaaaCTTTATCAAAAACCTGTTATGTAAGTAGTCCTCTGACCcttgtgattaaaaacattgatctgaacCTCAATTTTTAGGCCCTTCTGTTAACATTTTTCTCATAAAATGACCTGGGTTCAATAGTCAGTGGTGATTATACTGAGAAAGTAGTTGATGATCTTTTTCTCTGTACAGGGCCTGGTGTCATTTCTATCACACTCACATTCAAATATGGGCTGTGCAATAAGTCTGTGGTGGACATGACAGGAAGCTTTGCTGAgtagaggaagaagacagaagccacACAGTCTCTCACCtttcccaaacctaaccaagtcatttttaaaagcgaagataaaaatcatttttataaatgatgCATAGATTTAATATTGCAAATTTCAACCCCAAACTTTTTTATACTTTGATCTCCTTCTTGCCTCTCAAACACAGAGGAGTaacctcctctgcctctgtggACCAGCCTCCCCTGCTCGTCATAGTGATAGTCCTATTAACCACACTGTTCTTTGACCACAAAAAAGCAACATCACAAGCGTGTGAAATTTCCTCTGTACAGGGTCTGGGGTCGTATCAGTCATGCTCACATTCTAATAAACGTGGTGCATTGAGTCTGTGGTGGAGAGGACAGGAAGCTTTGCTGAGTaaggggaagaagagagaagaaacaccATCACTTTATTTTAAGTAGAAAACAATCAATGCAGCTCTAAGATCCAACAGGAGCTTTGTGATTGCTTGGAAAGATTTCAACATGTGTGTAAACCTGTCGCTGacactgatgctgctgcttctgtcttGTGGGTACAACATTTAAATCTCATTTAAGGAAACGTTCAAAGGATGGAATAATTCATGTGCCTTATTTGTTTCAGGTACTTTTTGCAGTGAATGGAACGTGGAATATCATCAGCAGCACATCTGTGCAGTGAAAGGCTCGTCTGTTGTCATTCCTTGTTCATTTTACTATCTTGACAACCTGCAAGTGAAGAAAGTCATGTGGGGTCATGAGAGGTCTAACATTATTGACGGTCCTTTCATATTTGACAGTGAGATAAATGAAACTGCCTCAAGATTTAAGTACATTGGCGACAAACAACACAATTGttcttttaaaatacacaaCGTAGAGCATAACGATGCAGGAAAATATACCTTCAGATTCGTAACTGATCTTAAAGAGGGCAAATGGACTGGTAGAGCTGGCTCGACGTTAAAGGTCGTTGgtaagttttctttttcataaacTAACTATACTTCTGAATCTTCCCTGAACCTTAATGTGTGAAGTTTGATACTAAAGCAGTACTTTGTTCTTCTAGATTTGAAGGATTTGATGACAAAACCTCATGAGAACAGAGCAACAAAGGAAGGCGACTCTGTGGATCTGACCTGCATAAATGGCTGTGACGGCGATCACCTTTCATCTGCTTTCACCTGGTTTAAGAACGGAGAACCCACAAACGAAGGACCTGTTCTTTATTTAAGCAGCATGTCCTCCACTGACTCTGGAAACTACTCCTGCTCtctaaagacacacacaggaacagctTCACGAGTCATAAACATCGACGTTGAATGTGAGTATTGGACACAAGATCATCTCTGTACAGAGTTTGCCACATGATTTCTCTGACAGATAACAGCTCCGGTTTTCTTTCAGATGGCCCGAAGAACACATCAGTGTCTGTCAGACCGTCAATGGGCATCATCAGCCTGATCTGCAGCAGCCACGCAAACCCCCCAGTGGAGGATTATACCTGGTATAAGACAGATGAAAATGATGTCATGGATGTTGAGCACCAGCCTGTGTTCTTCCCTGCTAATGGAGGCCAGTATTTCTGCAGTGCCACCAACAAACATGGGAGTCAAAACTCCTCTGTTGTGACTGTAAAGATTGAAGGTAAGTTAATTTACATACACTACTTGTCCCTGGTGGACTGTTTGCTTCCTGCCTAACCCCTAGTTTTGTGAGACTGAGAAGTGGCACATCTAATATGATCCACAGCACCAACTCTATAGTGGGGAAAAAATTAGAGCATCAGAAAATTATGTTAGTTCATGAAAAATAACTAACTCATTTATAGGGGAGAAAATCACAATTTCAAACTGTGCTGGCACTGCGACATCACTCTTAGTACATCTTGACAATTGTTGACACTATCTGTTAGTGTTTGTTTGCACGCTGTATATCACGTAGAggtgtcaaataaataaaaatggggGATCAGCTTGCAGGAAATGAAGATACATTTGTGGTGAAACAGTTCCAAACCCTTTTTCTAGTGCCGGAGACGCTCTTGAAGGcactgcagtgtgttttctctttttagtAGATTATGTTGTGTCacatattttgactttattgTCAGGATTTCATTCTTGTGCTCTCACAAAGCTAACACTCTGCCTTTGCTACACAGAAAGGTGGCTGTTATTCAACAGAGACGTACTCATTATCATACTCACTGTGGCTGTGCTTCTGATTGTGATCACTGTTGTTGCCGTCATAAGGTAAGATGCATTTGAACTGGATCATTATTATATCTCAATACAACGATCATATGAGGATTTTCCacagtctgtgtatgtgttttagACTCAAGAAGAGAAGGACAAGAGCACAAGAGACCAACTGTGAGGAGGATGTAGAGGTGACACCATCATTATATTGACAATCATTCAAATACTTTACATTGTTCTGCACTCATTAATCATGTGTTTTATATCCAGGATGCAGTCTATGTCAACTGGTCTGTTTTTAACAGTAACCAATCACAAGAGAGAAGCCAGGGTGAGGGAGCCACAGTAAAAGTCGTCTATATAACTGTTGACTTTCACAATAAGAGAAAGTCAAACACATGAGttctatttttatattttacctgttcaatattttttcaaatatttatgtacgtctttaaaggaacatttctgtATGGACCTTATCTGCAGGAAGGAGCAGACAGACTCCCACCATGATGACGAAAGTGTAATTTACAGGACAATGTGCAGGTAAAGCTCAACAAGAACTTACACACATCAGTGGTTGTTTGCCTATGAGGCAGCTCAGtgcagtttctttttctttctttcaggaaGCGACCGTTGGACCCTTCTGTTATGACCACAGTTGTATTTCAGATGTGTTAATGTGTCAGGACAAGGAGGCAATTGGTTTACCAACTACTGACTCCTACAAGTGATTGTTATTGTTATCCCCCCAGATAAAGACCCGCTGTATAAGGAGCCAAGATGGCTCTTGTCTTC contains:
- the LOC141020196 gene encoding neuropeptide B-like — its product is MDLLAKLVFPAVIISVLVACSPTEAWYKQVAGPSYYSVGRASGLLSGIRRSPYARRAEPEASDSGEAASNSVLSEFTAQNSVLKTMPVCIKDITPDLQSCELLQELKGSVKCKADVFLSLDSSQCAGD
- the LOC141020033 gene encoding B-cell receptor CD22-like, with protein sequence MISLTGNSSSFLSDCPKNTSVSVRPSMEVEAGTNISLICSSHANPPVEDYTWFKIDERHVMDVEHQPVFFSANGGQYFCSATNKHGSQNSSVVTVKIKASWLTFTRDVLIISIVTVLLIVTGVFVIRRLMRRRKWTSKTDCVEDIQNTDFVNGLTCDNNQSQEGNHREGGTTEVVYAAIDFSRRREPNTQQQQMESHDDEDVIYSTVCRYRPFNPSYIEPH